Proteins from a genomic interval of Clostridium sp. AN503:
- a CDS encoding class I SAM-dependent RNA methyltransferase — protein sequence MATKVYELIAPCHFGLEAVLKKEILDLGYEISQVEDGKVTFLGDAEAICRANIFLRTTERILLKVGSFRATTFEELFQGTKNLPWEDYIPQDGKFWVKKANSLKSKLFSPSDIQSIMKKAMVERMKQAYGIAVVPETGTSYPLRVSLFKDVVTVALDTTGESLHKRGYRKLTSKAPIEETLAAALIMLTPWNKDRILVDPFCGSGTFPIEAAMIAANIAPGMNRSFLSEDWKNLIPRKCWYDAMDEAHELVDDTVEVDIQGYDIDGDIVKSARANAESAGVAHMIHFQQRPVSELSHPKKYGFLITNPPYGERIEDKANLPALYGQIGERFKALDSWSAFIITSCEDVEKYMGRKADKNRKIYNGMMKTYYYQFLGPKPPRRKPGDAVEK from the coding sequence ATGGCGACAAAAGTATATGAACTGATCGCGCCCTGCCATTTTGGGCTGGAGGCAGTGCTCAAGAAAGAGATCCTGGATCTGGGATATGAGATATCCCAGGTGGAGGACGGAAAGGTGACGTTTTTGGGAGATGCGGAGGCTATATGCCGCGCCAATATCTTCCTGCGCACCACGGAGCGTATCCTTTTAAAGGTGGGAAGCTTCCGGGCAACCACGTTTGAGGAGCTGTTTCAGGGGACAAAGAACCTTCCATGGGAGGACTATATCCCCCAGGACGGCAAATTTTGGGTAAAAAAGGCGAACTCTCTAAAGAGCAAGCTGTTCAGCCCGTCGGATATCCAGTCCATCATGAAGAAAGCCATGGTGGAACGGATGAAGCAGGCCTACGGTATAGCTGTAGTGCCGGAGACGGGGACCAGTTATCCGCTGAGGGTTTCCCTGTTCAAGGATGTGGTGACGGTGGCGCTCGATACCACCGGAGAGTCTCTGCACAAGCGGGGATACCGCAAGCTGACCAGTAAGGCTCCGATCGAGGAGACTCTGGCAGCAGCCCTGATCATGCTGACTCCGTGGAACAAGGACAGGATCCTGGTGGACCCATTCTGCGGCAGCGGAACATTTCCCATTGAGGCGGCGATGATAGCGGCTAACATAGCACCGGGCATGAACCGTTCCTTCCTGTCTGAGGACTGGAAGAACCTGATACCGAGGAAATGCTGGTATGACGCTATGGATGAGGCTCATGAGCTGGTGGATGATACGGTGGAGGTGGATATCCAGGGTTATGATATCGATGGTGACATTGTAAAGTCTGCGCGTGCGAATGCGGAGTCTGCCGGCGTGGCGCATATGATCCATTTTCAGCAGAGGCCGGTTAGTGAGCTGAGCCATCCAAAGAAATACGGATTCTTGATCACTAACCCGCCTTACGGCGAGCGTATCGAAGACAAAGCGAACCTGCCGGCGCTGTATGGACAGATCGGTGAGCGGTTTAAAGCGCTGGATTCCTGGTCGGCATTTATCATCACATCCTGTGAGGATGTGGAAAAATATATGGGACGTAAGGCGGATAAGAACAGGAAGATCTATAATGGGATGATGAAGACCTATTATTATCAGTTCCTGGGGCCAAAACCGCCGAGACGGAAGCCGGGAGATGCAGTTGAGAAATAA
- the yfcE gene encoding phosphodiesterase produces the protein MKYMFASDIHGSAYYCRKLTDAYRESGAERLILLGDLLYHGPRNDLPKDYAPKEVIAMLNELKQEIFTVRGNCEAEVDQMVLEFPVMADYAVLALNGLTFFATHGHVFNQENMPPLKAGDILIHGHSHVLKAEKAGANWVLNPGSTSIPKGGNPPTYAVLEDTAFRILDFEGNIVKEAELG, from the coding sequence ATGAAATATATGTTTGCATCAGATATACACGGGTCCGCATATTACTGCCGGAAGCTGACAGATGCGTACCGGGAGTCGGGGGCGGAGCGTCTGATCCTTCTGGGGGATCTGCTCTACCATGGACCGCGCAATGATCTTCCGAAGGACTATGCGCCCAAGGAAGTGATCGCCATGCTCAATGAGCTGAAGCAGGAGATCTTTACCGTGCGGGGCAACTGTGAAGCGGAGGTGGACCAGATGGTGCTGGAGTTCCCTGTGATGGCGGACTATGCGGTACTGGCGCTGAACGGGCTTACTTTTTTTGCGACCCATGGCCATGTGTTTAACCAGGAGAACATGCCGCCTCTCAAGGCGGGGGATATCCTGATCCATGGGCACAGCCATGTTTTGAAGGCAGAGAAGGCAGGAGCTAACTGGGTTTTGAATCCCGGCTCCACATCCATACCCAAAGGCGGCAATCCGCCGACCTATGCGGTTTTGGAGGACACTGCATTCCGGATCCTGGATTTTGAGGGAAATATCGTGAAAGAGGCTGAGCTGGGCTGA
- a CDS encoding rhodanese-like domain-containing protein, which translates to MWYLISAEDLERYLDEGREMYLIDMRNPEDYEEGHICGAVNIPGDELMERLCSLPSEKLIVLYCYHGPNSMRAARRLSQLGYQAADVYGGILAYRGKYLVQSR; encoded by the coding sequence ATGTGGTATCTGATCAGTGCAGAAGATTTGGAACGGTATCTGGATGAAGGCAGGGAGATGTATCTGATCGATATGAGGAACCCTGAAGACTATGAAGAAGGACATATCTGTGGGGCGGTGAATATTCCCGGTGATGAACTGATGGAACGGCTCTGCTCACTGCCATCCGAAAAATTGATCGTACTTTACTGTTATCACGGACCGAACAGTATGCGGGCAGCCCGCCGGTTGTCACAGCTGGGATACCAGGCTGCAGATGTGTATGGAGGGATTTTGGCATATCGCGGAAAATATCTGGTGCAATCTCGTTGA
- a CDS encoding alpha-glucosidase — translation MKDKWWKNAVVYQIYPRSFQDSDGDGFGDLPGVVSRLDYLKKLGIDVIWLSPVFDSPQDDNGYDIRDYRKIYDRFGTNEDMERLIAEAHRRGIKVVLDLVVNHTSDEHAWFVESRKSRDNTYSDYYIWKDPKPDGTPPNNWGSSFCGSAWEYSEERNQYYLHFYSKKQPDLNWENPGLRREVYDLMDFWMEKGADGWRMDVIASISKNQDFPDYPEEPGKTYYTGKYHSNGPRLHEFIQEMNREVMSRYDCMTVGEAPGSTPEVAQLFTAPERKELDMIFTFEHMNIDRIPGSVNRKWALKHFDLRELKRVMTQWQTKLYKKGWNALYFENHDQPRVISRWGNDQEYREACAKAYATVLHGMQGTPYIYQGEEIGMTNVHYDLEDYEDIEVRNAYQELVVKEKSISEEDFRRAVWNKSRDNARTPMQWDGTEHAGFTKGTPWFQVSERYGEINVEKALRDPESIFYYYQKLIRLRHEEPLLTEGEYVLLLEDDPDIFAYLRRSEKETWLVAANLSEKTLPVDTILKYAGERQEFLISNYGRTDMDGALKPYEAFMARVESATTRS, via the coding sequence ATGAAAGATAAATGGTGGAAAAATGCAGTGGTTTACCAGATATACCCGAGAAGTTTTCAGGACTCTGACGGGGATGGCTTCGGAGATCTGCCGGGCGTGGTCTCCCGGCTGGATTATTTGAAGAAGCTGGGGATCGATGTGATCTGGCTCAGCCCGGTATTTGATTCTCCCCAGGACGACAACGGTTATGACATCCGGGATTACCGAAAGATCTATGACCGGTTTGGGACAAATGAGGACATGGAACGGCTGATCGCAGAAGCTCACAGGCGCGGGATCAAAGTAGTGCTGGATCTGGTGGTGAACCATACTTCCGATGAGCATGCGTGGTTTGTGGAGAGCCGGAAGTCTCGGGACAACACTTACAGCGATTACTATATCTGGAAAGACCCCAAACCGGATGGGACGCCGCCCAATAACTGGGGCTCCAGCTTCTGCGGCAGCGCGTGGGAGTACAGTGAGGAAAGGAACCAGTATTACCTTCACTTCTACAGCAAAAAACAGCCGGATCTAAACTGGGAGAACCCGGGCCTCCGCCGCGAGGTCTATGACCTGATGGATTTTTGGATGGAGAAAGGAGCGGATGGCTGGCGTATGGATGTGATCGCATCCATTTCAAAGAACCAGGATTTTCCGGACTATCCTGAAGAGCCGGGAAAGACATATTATACGGGCAAATATCACAGCAACGGACCGCGTCTTCATGAATTCATCCAGGAAATGAACAGGGAGGTTATGTCCCGGTATGACTGCATGACCGTGGGCGAAGCACCGGGGTCCACGCCGGAGGTCGCGCAGCTTTTCACCGCTCCGGAACGGAAAGAACTGGATATGATCTTTACATTTGAGCATATGAATATTGACCGGATTCCCGGGTCTGTCAACCGCAAGTGGGCGTTAAAGCACTTTGACCTCAGGGAACTGAAACGGGTTATGACGCAGTGGCAGACAAAGCTCTATAAAAAGGGCTGGAACGCCCTGTATTTTGAAAACCACGACCAGCCCAGAGTCATTTCCCGGTGGGGCAACGACCAGGAGTACAGGGAGGCGTGTGCCAAGGCATATGCAACGGTGCTCCATGGGATGCAGGGAACGCCCTATATTTATCAGGGCGAGGAGATCGGGATGACCAATGTGCATTATGATCTGGAAGATTATGAGGATATCGAGGTGCGCAACGCATACCAGGAGCTGGTAGTGAAGGAAAAGAGCATCTCGGAGGAGGATTTCCGCAGAGCAGTGTGGAACAAGAGCAGGGATAATGCCAGGACCCCGATGCAGTGGGACGGTACGGAGCATGCGGGCTTCACGAAGGGAACACCATGGTTTCAGGTGAGCGAAAGGTATGGCGAGATCAATGTGGAGAAAGCCTTAAGGGATCCGGAGTCCATATTTTATTACTATCAAAAGCTGATCAGGCTGCGCCATGAGGAACCGCTTTTAACGGAAGGCGAGTATGTGCTCCTTTTGGAAGATGATCCAGATATATTTGCTTATCTGCGCCGTTCTGAGAAGGAAACCTGGCTGGTGGCGGCAAATCTGTCGGAGAAGACTCTGCCGGTGGACACTATTTTAAAGTATGCCGGAGAGCGGCAGGAGTTTTTGATCAGCAATTACGGGCGCACCGATATGGATGGCGCACTAAAGCCTTATGAAGCATTCATGGCGAGAGTAGAATCAGCCACGACCCGGTCGTAA